The Nothobranchius furzeri strain GRZ-AD chromosome 8, NfurGRZ-RIMD1, whole genome shotgun sequence genome includes a region encoding these proteins:
- the spata1 gene encoding LOW QUALITY PROTEIN: spermatogenesis-associated protein 1 (The sequence of the model RefSeq protein was modified relative to this genomic sequence to represent the inferred CDS: inserted 1 base in 1 codon), translating into MRPASCKFVELHVLFVPCDQWNVKLNKISAKATESFISAGFIRVYPDITLRTLRAELAAFLGGEKDVNKFSFLRCVGQSLAVVKSSQEKDLKVKTFAPPYAAQPELYLLPAVEADSSFCSRSVTTDTSSSSPEQQICYQPLKLCDVPTGTKKPVKFPHIPPCSQQLPPPSELEEEGEEEEEEDDRSCSSSEGEVEEEALCCMRRTEQEDHTVKPQSHRALQLVSMKKALDRCEAAAAQVRWLPHREETCSKTKHRDGLSADCLEGQDPGVSLRDRNSKDVHALTSLRNKPTAGVCGGLDSVKPASPVTNREELIETLKLVKEERRELEWTRQQLLRKGKDLLSQNRHRRNQARDSWKKKYFGTKKATAPLEDKLRQLKLELETLYNKALHQLQIRKSLGKPLRQGRTSGKNELIIQIMKENFEIDNMKRKVEDAEMKLITEMKLRKQAATELGALKVELAQKRSQSSXSWTDGKHGTGKNASVIDDLSSGF; encoded by the exons ATGAGACCCGCCAGTTGTAAG TTTGTGGAGCTTCATGTGCTGTTTGTGCCATGTGACCAGTGGAATGTGAAACTCAACAAAATCTCAGCCAAAGCCACAGAGAGCTTCATATCTGCTGGCTTTATCAG GGTCTATCCTGATATCACCTTGAGAACTCTGCGGGCTGAGCTGGCTGCTTTCCTTGGCGGTGAGAAGGACGTCAATAAATTCTCTTTTCTGAGATGCGTGGGCCAAAGTCTGGCTGTG GTGAAAAGCAGTCAAGAGAAAGACCTGAAAGTGAAAACATTTGCACCTCCTTAC GCAGCTCAGCCAGAGCTTTACCTGCTGCCTGCTGTGGAGGCAGACAGCAGCTTCTGCTCTCGTTCCGTCACCACGGATACCAGCAGCAGCTCCCCGGAGCAGCAGATCTGTTACCAGCCTCTAAAGTTGTGTGACGTGCCGACTGGGACAAAGAAGCCTGTTAAATTCCCCCACATTCCTCCGTGTTCCCAGCAGCTACCTCCTCCCTCTGAGCTGGAAGAGGAGggcgaagaggaggaggaggaagacgatCGGAGCTGCAGCTCCTCAGAGGGTGAGGTTGAGGAGGAAGCTCTGTGCTGCATGAGGAGAACTGAACAGGAGGATCACACAGTGAAGCCTCAGAGCCACAGAGCATTGCAGCTTGTTTCAATGAAAAAAG CTTTAGACAGAtgtgaagctgctgcagctcagGTGAGGTGGTTACCTCACAGAGAGGAAACCTGCTCAAAGACGAAACACAGAGACGGACTTTCAGCCGACTGTCTCGAGGGCCAAGATCCAGGCGTGTCCCTCAGAGACAG AAACTCCAAAGACGTGCACGCTCTGACGTCCTTGAGGAACAAACCCACAGCTGGGGTGTGTGGAGGTTTAGATTCAGTAAAACCTGCCTCTCCTGTCACAAACA GAGAGGAGCTAATCGAGACACTCAAACTAGTGAAGGAGGAGAGACGGGAGCTGGAGTGGACAAGACAGCAGCTCCTGAGGAAAGGGAAGGACTTGTTGTCTCAGAACAGGCATCGCAGGAACCAAG CACGTGACAGCTGGAAGAAGAAATACTTTGGAACCAAGAAGGCCACAGCACCTCTGGAGGACAAACTGAGACAGCTAAAACTAGAACTGGAGACACTTTACAACAAAGCCCTGCACCAGCTGCAAATCAGGAAGAGCTTAGGAAAACCACTGAGACAAGGGAGGACATCAGGAAAG AACGAGCTCATCATTCAGATCATGAAGGAGAACTTTGAGATCGACAACATGAAGAGGAAAGTAGAAGATGCAGAAATGAAGCTGATAACGGAGATGAAG TTGAGGAAGCAGGCAGCTACAGAGCTGGGAGCGCTGAAGGTTGAGCTTGCTCAGAAAAGGAGTCAATCAT CATCCTGGACTGACGGGAAACACGGCACGGGAAAAAATGCAAGTGTCATCGACGACCTCTCTTCTGGGTTCTAA
- the rpf1 gene encoding ribosome production factor 1, with amino-acid sequence MDFTEVPVDQGRKSKKKNKKAPMKDLKMEEESSGVEKLEPGTTFPPTFSVSEIKNKQRRHQMFMKLKQEKRKQKMQLKKKRRKEREALGDKAPPKEVPKTIENQRVFDETTVDPEDEEIAFDEGTDEFSAYFNGLTNPKVLITTSDRPRGRVVKFCEQLATVIPNAHVYYRRGLALKRIIPQCIARDFTYLIVINQDRQTPNGLVLCHLPDGPTAHFKVSSVRLQKELKRRGKAPTEHSPEVILNNFSTRLGHTIGRLFAALFPQNPQFVGRQVATFHNQRDFIFFRFHRYIFKNEKKVGIQELGPRFTLKLRSLQKGTFDSKYGEFEWVLKRHEMDACRRKFQL; translated from the exons ATGGATTTTACAGAAGTTCCTGTGGACCAGGGCCGCAAAAGTAAGAAAAAGAACAAGAAAGCTCCTATGAAAGACTTGAAGATGGAGGAAGAGAGCAGCGGAGTGGAGAAGCTCGAGCCAGGGACGACGTTTCCCCCAACATTTAGTGTGTCTGAAATCAAGAACAAACAGAGAAGACATCAAATGTTCATGAAGTTAAAGCAGGAGAAAAGAAAG CAAAAAATGCAActaaagaagaagaggaggaaagaaAGAGAAGCTTTGGGTGACAAG GCTCCACCAAAGGAGGTCCCCAAAACAATAGAGAACCAGAGGGTCTTTGATGAGACGACAGTCGACCCAGAAGACGAAGAG ATTGCATTTGATGAAGGAACTGATGAGTTTTCTGCATATTTCAATGGGCTGACAAATCCCAAAGTGCTCATCACAACATCAGACAGACCCAGAGGG AGAGTGGTGAAGTTTTGTGAGCAGCTGGCTACAGTCATCCCAAACGCCCATGTTTACTACAGAAGAGGTTTGGCCCTGAAGAGGATCATTCCTCAGTGCATCGCCAGGGACTTCACCTACCTGATCGTGATCAACCAGGATCGACAAACACCCA ATGGCTTGGTTCTCTGTCATCTCCCTGATGGGCCAACGGCACACTTTAAAGTCAGCAGTGTTCGGCTACAGAAAGAGTTGAAG AGACGAGGTAAAGCCCCAACTGAACACTCTCCGGAGGTCATCCTCAATAATTTCTCCACACGCCTGGGACacaccatcggccggctgttcgcTGCTCTCTTCCCACAGAACCCTCAGTTTGTGGGCCGACAAGTTGCCACTTTTCACAACCAGAGAGACTTCATCTTTTTCAGATTCCACAG GTACATCTTCAAGAATGAGAAAAAGGTTGGCATTCAGGAGCTGGGGCCGCGCTTCACTCTCAAACTTCGATCTCTTCAAAAGGGCACCTTTGACTCAAAGTATGGGGAGTTTGAATGGGTGCTGAAG CGCCATGAAATGGATGCCTGCAGACGGAAGTTCCAGCTCTGA
- the LOC107392718 gene encoding guanine nucleotide-binding protein G(I)/G(S)/G(O) subunit gamma-5, giving the protein MPGAANIVAMKKIVQQLRFEAGINRVKVSQAAADLQQFCMQNAQQDPLLTGMSSSNNPFRPQKVCSFL; this is encoded by the exons ATGCCGGGAGCAGCCAACATCGTCGCGATGAAGAAAATCGTCCAACAGTTGCGTTTTGAGGCTGGCATAAACAGAGTTAAG GTCTCACAGGCCGCAGCGGACCTCCAGCAGTTCTGTATGCAGAACGCCCAGCAGGACCCTCTGCTCACCGGCATGTCGTCCAGCAACAACCCGTTCAGACCCCAGAAAGTCTGCTCCTTCCTATAG
- the ctbs gene encoding di-N-acetylchitobiase: protein MLSAWWILLSVLAVVSGSSVCPCETPQLCQQIQKEREFEVFVFDVGGKTWKSYNWNMVTTVAAFGDYDAELMCFAHSKGARVVLKGDFHLPYIVDRANRTAWITKQISLAKSQFMDGINIDIEQEVDKGSPEYFALTSVVKETTEAFHREIPGSQVSFDVAWSPKCIDKRCYDYISIAEYCDLLFVMSYDEQSQIIGDCIAMANAPLKQTLKGYEEYLDLKIHYKKLVMGVPWYGYDYPCVNLSQEGICYIPQVPFRGAPCSDAAGSQKNYEWIMKQLKSSSGRMWDDEQQAPYFNYKDQSGKAHQVWYDDPQSLCAKANYVMLKGLRGIGMWNGNILDYSDDPDAQNQTTQMWNALLGC, encoded by the exons ATGTTGTCGGCCTGGTGGATTCTTCTATCGGTTCTGGCGGTTGTGAGCGGGTCCAGCGTGTGTCCTTGTGAGACACCACAGCTGTGTCAGCAGATCCAGAAGGAGAGAGAGTTTGAG GTGTTTGTATTTGATGTGGGTGGAAAAACATGGAAGTCCTACAACTGGAACATGGTGACGACTGTGGCCGCCTTTGGAGATTATGATGCTGAGCTCATGTGTTTTGCTCACTCTAAAGGTGCACGAGTTGTCCTCAAAG GCGATTTTCATCTCCCCTACATCGTGGACAGAGCCAACAGAACCGCATGGATAACAAAGCAAATCAGTCTGGCCAAGAGTCAGTTTATGGATGGGATTAACATTGATATTGAACAAGAGGTGGATAAAGGCTCGCCAGAGTACTTTGCTCTGACATCAGTGGTCAAAGAGACAACAGAGGCGTTCCACAGGGAAATCCCAGGTTCTCAG GTTTCATTTGATGTTGCCTGGTCACCAAAATGCATTGACAAGCGCTGCTATGATTACATCTCCATCGCAGAATACTGTGACCTACTGTTCGTGATGTCCTACGACGAGCAGAGCCAGATCATCGGTGACTGCATTGCAATGGCAAATGCTCCTCTCAAACAAACACTGAAGG GTTATGAGGAATATTTGGATCTAAAGATTCATTATAAGAAGTTGGTGATGGGAGTGCCGTGGTATGGCTACGATTACCCGTGTGTCAACCTTTCCCAG GAGGGAATTTGCTACATACCTCAGGTTCCTTTCCGTGGCGCTCCGTGCAGCGACGCAGCAGGATCTCAAAAAAACTACGAGTGGATCATGAAGCAGCTCAAAAGCTCGTCAGGCAGGATGTGGGACGACGAGCAGCAGGCCCCTTATTTCAATTACAAG GACCAGAGTGGGAAGGCTCATCAGGTTTGGTATGATGACCCACAGAGCCTTTGTGCCAAAGCCAACTACGTGATGCTTAAAGGCTTGAGGGGCATCGGCATGTGGAACGGAAACATCCTGGACTACAGCGACGACCCAGACGCCCAGAATCAGACCACGCAGATGTGGAACGCACTTCTAGGATGCTAA